Proteins encoded in a region of the Podospora pseudopauciseta strain CBS 411.78 chromosome 6, whole genome shotgun sequence genome:
- a CDS encoding hypothetical protein (EggNog:ENOG503NYMZ), which produces MGYVADLKDGLRAFTPQERRNIAIYIAGIMIYKFGLEAFNGSVVALATNRYDYESIQSGRPSRTFERVGLLTGLNQACQCIGSILIGPLVKRYPTKNVLACAVLVFGLCSALLLIIDAATGGTFMPAAYRENHPKNDWSYYGDYNTDAMIPVYCISGIAYGMVELIRRVIPRDIVGGHVQKLRKMDSIVHIFYEITGTAGAFITALVIIPQLGNNKAFIVTPVCFTFCATIWFFISELDFKRRKSTLHQHEKPAYWKAAFRGLFLFGESIWVGGRILFTSRKFIWLVPGYAVALYAHRYLENGIAPQVARRYLGHSAWSQIMVGGSNLGELLGALAVLLLTNNIQTPMPWLRLDAIMLLIVWYIPFWRPPVDDVGQAWIVAATFAPISFGWAAGDVSLAAYIQASLSRLESKNKNVSALGAVMAFLYSFYIVTYAISGTLLGRYLDRVYNESGGTDGGNIREGLMFTAGMQMTIISVLVFAATFVPKGALAFNPKMISEEKLDEDEPVELKGRRDQEEIPDVPVFKESSKKSYCTSDDGSEPHIEKKASEII; this is translated from the exons ATGGGCTATGTTGCGGATCTCAAAGATGGTCTCCGGGCCTTCACCCCACAAGAACGCCGCAACATCGCCATCTACATTGCCGGCATTATGATCTACAAGTTCGGGCTCGAGGCCTTCAACGGTTCAGTAGTGGCGTTGGCCACCAATCGATACGACTACGAATCAATACAGAGTGGACGGCCAAGCCGAACCTTCGAGCGTGTCGGTCTTCTGACGGGGTTGAATCAGGCTTGCCAATGTATTGGTAGCATTCTCATCGGTCCATTGGTGAAGAGATACCCGACCAAGAATGTCCTTGCCTGCGCTGTGTTAGTGTTCGGACTTTGCTCGGCGttgctcctcatcatcgacgCTGCAACGGGTGGAACTTTTATGCCAGCTGCTT ACCGAGAGAACCACCCTAAAAATGACTGGTCATACTACGGGGA CTACAACACCGATGCCATGATCCCAGTCTACTGCATCAGTGGTATTGCCTATGGCATGGTGGAACTGATCCGAAGAGTCATCCCAAGAGATATCGTCGGCGGCCATGTGCAAAAGCTGAGAAAGATGGACTCCATT GTCCACATCTTCTACGAAATCACAGGTACAGCAGGTGCCTTTATCACAGCACTGGTCATTATCCCTCAACTCGGCAACAACAAGGCATTCATTGTCACACCCGTCTGCTTCACATTTTGCGCCACCATTTGGTTCTTCATCAGTGAGCTGGATTTCAAGCGGCGAAAGTCGACCCTCCACCAACACGAGAAGCCGGCCTACTGGAAGGCGGCATTCCGTGGCCTGTTTCTGTTCGGCGAGTCTATCTGGGTCGGCGGCAGAATCCTCTTCACCTCGCGGAAGTTCATCTGGTTGGTCCCAGGCTATGCCGTCGCTCTTTACGCACATCGATATCTCGAGAACGGCATCGCACCCCAGGTTGCTAGACGCTATCTCGGGCACTCGGCCTGGTCGCAGATTATGGTCGGCGGTTCCAACTTGGGTGAACTGTTGGGTGCGTTGGCTGTGTTGCTCCTTACGAATAACATCCAGACACCCATGCCATGGCTTCGATTGGACGCCATCATGTTGTTGATCGTCTGGTACATCCCGTTCTGGAGGCCACCGGTCGATGATGTTGGGCAGGCATGGATCGTGGCGGCGACGTTTGCCCCCATCTCGTTTGGCTGGGCAGCTGGTGATGTGTCGCTTGCTGCGTATATCCAGGCGTCCCTCTCTCGGCTAGAgtccaagaacaagaacGTCTCAGCCCTCGGCGCCGTCATGGCGTTCTTGTACTCGTTCTATATCGTCACATACGCCATCTCGGGCACCTTGCTTGGGCGGTATCTAGATCGAGTGTACAATGAGTCCGGAGGGACAGACGGGGGTAACATTCGTGAGGGGCTGATGTTCACTGCTGGTATGCAGATGACAATCATCAGTGTCTTGGTGTTCGCGGCGACATTTGTCCCCAAGGGAGCACTGGCGTTCAACCCAAAGATGATCtcggaggagaagctggatgaggatgagccGGTGGAGTTGAAGGGGCGAAGGGATCAGGAGGAGATTCCTGATGTTCCTGTTTTCAAAGAAAGCTCCAAGAAGAGTTACTGTACTAGCGATGATGGGTCGGAGCCGCATattgagaagaaggcgagcgAAATTATTTGA
- a CDS encoding hypothetical protein (COG:S; EggNog:ENOG503PC3P) — protein sequence MTVDAEELLIRPFRDVVAVGTVAVTNAASLGPHRADDADRMSRAAQALVREGERALKKLQPVWDDQVQKLGDIFKRMITQQASIEKRRLILEELLWDFDDVTHPDEFDIERYSALQTATKALALDIVETAKRLKPIMETAPEIPEGGFPPLPPLPTHRSRPCSTFSSRQRAHSKQEANSSCGGRHGAELTPPDSPNCATPRAQFQEFNIDSSVKRASLTSDSFPSPSTVRTAPSLLSKSSSLTSSSALLATPESAFNQPEATPNKVNFHEAVMTLLPPPALGTGDEDDLETSSTTSKRRQGSVLTEHRKSSRANPRSEDCNIGSDSTYHKLKGLCKGAVRFRKDGHWGSIKMTTEYGDGGGGAGDMMRASDAIVPLQYEVTKVAGCAECGYAHDLEAVELDKSRKPEGIIISESGPRYRLRLLFKSHLGKGASGGSADDYYACLWCVSAAVTVRESDATVFRSADDLLQHLSRHPQPLPQIPGVAVCYGPNPEQAEFDLHLPDGSVPVPMPDNVTRLATAIATKDHFRRHGRGKLEKPPRYDGEMLEFMEGARIMGVMFPEKWEGKWCLGRHDGMFGAFPSKVIELRAPQESEVPVGGESGMSVSTRWKWTPPKSGGVPWVAFGKGEVITNVQCLYADYWCWYGTNSKGKTGVFPQSHVDLQTLKAQESAAPRRPSRGLSLFGR from the exons ATGACCGTCGATGCTGAGGAGCTCTTGATCCGGCCATTCCGGGATGTCGTTGCAGTCGGGACTGTCGCAGTAACCAATGCCGCTTCTCTCGGTCCACACCGTGCTGACGACGCCGATCGCATGTCAAGGGCCGCACAGGCCCTTGTTCGAGAGGGGGAACGGGCACTTAAGAAGCTGCAGCCAGTCTGGGACGACCAGGTACAAAAGCTGGGGGATATCTTCAAGAGAATGATTACACAACAAG CTTCTATCGAGAAACGACGTTTGATCCTGGAGGAGCTCCTCTGGGACTTTGACGATGTCACCCATCCGGATGAGTTTGATATTGAGCGGTACTCAGCTCTTCAAACTGCTACCAAAGCCCTCGCCCTAGACATTGTCGAAACTGCAAAAAGGCTGAAGCCCATCATGGAAACTGCACCAGAGATACCAGAAGGGGGATTCCCACCATTACCACCGCTTCCTACCCACCGCTCCCGACCCTGCTCTACTTTTTCTTCTCGACAAAGGGCTCATTCAAAACAGGAGGCAAACAGTAGCTGTGGTGGACGACACGGCGCCGAGCTAACACCACCGGACTCTCCCAACTGTGCCACCCCAAGAGCCCAGTTTCAGGAATTCAACATCGATTCCTCTGTCAAACGCGCCAGTCTCACATCTGACTCCTTTCCTAGTCCTAGCACTGTTCGAACAGcaccttctcttctttccaAGAGCAGCAGTCTGACATCTTCATCGGCCCTCTTAGCCACGCCTGAGTCCGCGTTCAACCAGCCCGAAGCAACACCAAACAAAGTGAACTTCCACGAAGCTGTCATGACGCtccttccaccaccagcgtTGGGCAccggtgatgaggacgacCTCGAAACCAGTTCTACGACCAGCAAGAGAAGACAAGGGAGCGTCCTGACTGAACACCGAAAGTCCAGCCGGGCTAACCCTCGTTCTGAAGATTGCAATATCGGCTCTGACAGCACATATCACAAGCTAAAGGGACTTTGCAAAGGAGCAGTCAGATTTCGGAAGGACGGTCATTGGGGCAGCATCAAGATGACAACGGAAtatggcgatggcggcggtggagcgGGTGATATGATGAGAGCGTCTGATGCTATCGTGCCACTACAATACGAGGTGACCAAGGTGGCGGGATGTGCTGAGTGCGGGTATGCACACGATCTGGAGGCGGTTGAGTTGGACAAGAGCCGGAAGC CTGAGGGAATCATCATCTCTGAATCCGGACCTCGATATCGATTAAGACTCCTCTTCAAATCGCACCTCGGCAAGGGCGCCTCAGGTGGAAGCGCAGACGATTACTATGCTTGTCTCTGGTGCGTCAGCGCAGCTGTCACAGTCCGGGAAAGCGATGCAACAGTCTTTCGGTCAGCGGATGACCTCCTGCAGCATCTCTCCCGACACCCACAACCATTACCACAGATACCTGGCGTGGCAGTTTGCTATGGACCAAATCCAGAACAAGCGGAGTTCGACCTTCACTTGCCCGACGGCTCCGTCCCAGTGCCCATGCCGGACAACGTCACCAGGTTAGCAACAGCGATCGCAACCAAAGACCACTTCCGACGTCATGGGCGGGGGAAGTTGGAGAAGCCGCCGAGGTATGATGGAGAAATGCTCGAGTTTATGGAAGGGGCGAGGATCATGGGGGTGATGTTTCCTGAGAAGTGGGAGGGGAAGTGGTGTCTAGGGAGACACGATGGGATGTTTGGGGCTTTCCCGTCCAAGGTTATTGAGCTTCGAGCGCCACAAGAAAGTGAGGTTCCAGTGGGCGGGGAGAGCGGCATGAGTGTCTCTACACGGTGGAAATGGACACCTCCCAAGTCTGGGGGTGTGCCTTGGGTAGcgtttgggaagggggaggtgatcaCGAATGTTCAAT GTCTCTATGCGGATTACTGGTGCTGGTATGGGACAAATAGTAAAGGGAAGACAGGGGTGTTTCCGCAGTCTCATGTCGACTTGCAGACTCTGAAAGCGCAAGAGTCAGCTGCGCCAAGACGTCCAAGCAGAGGGTTGAGTCTGTTTGGGAGGTAG